The following are encoded together in the Roseobacter denitrificans OCh 114 genome:
- a CDS encoding ABC transporter permease — MTGFIRRCDFWTVVTGVILAVLVVLLLLPIVRVLMLSFVDADTLEWTFGNYVEVFTRNYYLNGLKNTLFVGVLGTLGACLIGIPLAFFTARFHLRGRAWISTLAILVLVAPPFIGAYAWIMMLGANGFITNFFEAIGIETPTIYGAHGIILVFTLKFFPFVFLMTQTALMAVNKSFEDAAESLGCTPWQRFTKITLPLVFPAISTGAIICFVLSIADFGTPAILGRGFRTLSTIAFAAYRSELGGLPTMAVTVSMIMIIISMLALLAQRRILAKRRYASSLTNLPVKARLTGWRNIAVHSFCHGVVLIAMLPTLVVVYTSFLKTNGPVFVGGYGFESYERILRTAPDAITNSFVFAIAAVILITMFSALISYVIVRRETTASGTIDFLMMVPYLIPGVVMAIGFVTTFRSGFMGGMSAAWFLILLYFIRRLPYGVRSTTSSLRQIKPSMEEAAINLGAPPLSAFLKITIPLILPGLIVGSLMGFITAINELSGTLILYDAGTITMPVSIYLAVLDGEFGLAAALSTVLLLCTGVCVYLVFRFTEDRDNAFL, encoded by the coding sequence ATGACGGGGTTTATCCGGCGTTGCGATTTCTGGACGGTCGTTACCGGCGTGATACTCGCCGTTCTGGTCGTGTTATTGCTTTTACCCATTGTGCGCGTGCTGATGCTGTCCTTTGTGGATGCGGACACGCTTGAATGGACGTTTGGCAACTACGTTGAGGTATTTACGCGAAATTACTATCTCAACGGGTTGAAAAATACCCTGTTTGTCGGCGTCCTCGGCACTTTGGGCGCATGCCTCATCGGCATCCCGCTTGCTTTTTTCACGGCGCGGTTTCACCTCAGGGGGCGGGCGTGGATCTCAACGCTGGCCATCCTTGTCCTTGTCGCGCCTCCCTTCATCGGGGCCTATGCGTGGATCATGATGCTGGGGGCAAATGGGTTTATCACCAATTTTTTCGAAGCCATCGGGATCGAGACACCGACGATCTACGGCGCACATGGCATCATCCTTGTCTTTACCCTCAAGTTTTTTCCCTTCGTCTTTCTCATGACGCAAACAGCGCTGATGGCGGTCAACAAGTCCTTCGAGGACGCCGCAGAAAGTCTTGGATGCACACCATGGCAACGCTTTACCAAAATCACACTGCCCTTGGTTTTTCCGGCGATCAGCACCGGAGCGATCATCTGTTTCGTGCTGTCCATTGCGGATTTTGGTACCCCTGCGATCTTGGGGCGCGGCTTTCGCACGCTTTCTACCATCGCATTTGCGGCGTACCGCTCGGAACTCGGCGGTCTGCCGACCATGGCGGTCACCGTCTCCATGATCATGATCATCATCTCGATGCTGGCGCTTTTGGCACAAAGACGCATTCTGGCAAAACGGCGTTATGCCAGCAGCCTCACCAACCTGCCTGTGAAAGCCAGACTCACCGGGTGGCGCAACATCGCGGTGCACAGCTTTTGCCACGGTGTTGTCCTCATCGCGATGCTGCCAACGCTCGTGGTCGTTTATACGTCCTTCCTGAAAACCAACGGCCCGGTCTTTGTCGGCGGCTATGGTTTTGAAAGCTACGAACGTATCCTGCGCACAGCTCCCGATGCGATCACCAACAGCTTCGTGTTTGCCATCGCAGCCGTGATCCTGATCACCATGTTCTCGGCCCTGATCAGCTACGTGATCGTCCGGCGCGAAACCACAGCATCCGGCACAATCGACTTTCTGATGATGGTCCCCTACCTGATCCCCGGCGTGGTCATGGCCATTGGCTTCGTCACCACCTTCCGCTCTGGTTTCATGGGTGGGATGAGCGCGGCGTGGTTTTTGATCCTGCTTTATTTCATCCGGCGATTGCCCTACGGCGTGCGATCAACGACATCGAGCCTGCGGCAAATCAAACCCTCCATGGAAGAAGCGGCCATCAACCTCGGTGCGCCACCACTGAGTGCTTTCTTGAAGATCACAATCCCCTTGATCCTGCCGGGGCTTATTGTGGGCTCCCTTATGGGTTTCATCACGGCCATCAACGAGTTGTCCGGTACGTTGATCCTCTATGACGCGGGTACAATCACGATGCCCGTCTCTATATACCTTGCCGTTCTCGACGGTGAATTCGGCCTCGCAGCCGCGCTTTCGACGGTGTTGCTGCTGTGTACGGGTGTTTGCGTCTATCTGGTTTTCCGCTTCACCGAAGACCGCGACAACGCATTTCTCTGA
- a CDS encoding ABC transporter ATP-binding protein, which produces MASVEITGLRKLYGDVVALSDINISIPSGSFFTLLGPSGCGKTTLLRTIAGFHDQNAGQIVIDGKSIEGLPAHRRDVGMVFQDYAIFPHISVRENVAFGLKQRKVAASEITKRVNEVLEVVQLGAFADRMPHELSGGQQQRVGLARAIVIRPKVLLMDEPLSNLDARLRVDLRAELRRIQRDLGITTVYVTHDQEEALAMSDTVCVMYQGVIQQAASPLDIYLRPANKFVATFVGGNNFLTLTKSDSQYALTSGGATVLGAQQAIQEIVCAIRPETLRVTPGTVAATETEIAVPARLSDVSFVGREMEVIATTEQGETVKSLARPDPAIIALAPGSPVTICAKRSDLAFFEAPECGGRIT; this is translated from the coding sequence ATGGCCTCTGTTGAAATTACCGGCCTGCGCAAGCTGTATGGCGACGTGGTTGCGCTATCCGACATCAATATATCAATTCCGTCGGGGTCTTTCTTTACCCTGCTCGGCCCGTCGGGTTGCGGAAAAACTACGCTTTTGCGGACAATTGCCGGCTTTCATGATCAGAACGCGGGCCAGATAGTCATCGACGGGAAGTCCATAGAGGGCTTGCCCGCGCACCGCCGCGACGTTGGCATGGTCTTTCAGGATTATGCGATCTTTCCACACATAAGTGTGCGCGAAAACGTGGCATTCGGCCTGAAACAACGCAAGGTCGCTGCATCCGAGATCACCAAGCGCGTCAATGAGGTGCTTGAGGTTGTGCAACTCGGGGCATTCGCCGATCGCATGCCGCACGAGCTTTCAGGCGGACAACAACAGCGCGTGGGCCTCGCGCGGGCCATTGTGATCCGGCCCAAGGTTCTGCTGATGGACGAACCGCTCTCCAACCTTGATGCGCGCCTGCGGGTGGATCTGCGCGCTGAACTGCGCCGGATCCAGCGCGATCTGGGCATCACGACGGTCTATGTCACCCATGACCAGGAAGAAGCGCTCGCAATGTCCGACACCGTCTGCGTGATGTACCAAGGTGTGATCCAACAGGCGGCAAGCCCGCTCGACATCTATCTGCGGCCGGCCAACAAGTTCGTGGCCACGTTTGTGGGGGGCAACAATTTTCTGACGCTCACAAAATCGGACAGCCAATATGCGCTGACATCTGGAGGGGCCACCGTCCTGGGGGCGCAGCAGGCCATACAGGAAATCGTGTGCGCCATCCGCCCCGAAACCCTGCGCGTCACACCCGGCACCGTCGCCGCCACCGAGACGGAAATCGCCGTGCCTGCAAGACTGTCCGATGTCAGCTTTGTCGGGCGAGAGATGGAAGTCATCGCTACCACCGAGCAAGGCGAAACCGTGAAGTCCCTTGCGCGCCCCGACCCGGCCATTATCGCGCTTGCGCCGGGCAGCCCGGTCACCATCTGCGCAAAACGCAGTGACCTCGCCTTTTTCGAGGCCCCCGAATGCGGCGGGCGCATTACATGA
- a CDS encoding extracellular solute-binding protein, with product MKRTIRALSIAAALGMGASMATAEGSVTVYTAVPQNFIDALVPMFEEQTGTSVEIIKAGSGELLNRLTAEAGAPVADVLWSVDGTVIDFNPTLFEAYDAAGSDMLAEGMKQSDMWSPFTAVVMVLIVNEGELDGKPVPDSWAALADPMYDDMVSSARAEASGSAYIQLATVLQAFEDEVAGWSIYEGMLSNFVLSDSSGAVPRFVNDGELAVGVTLEDAALRYVEGGGPVEIVYPSEGTAIAPDAMALVAGAPNADNAKAFLDFMMSKEAQVVVAEQGRRPVRSDVDSNPALLPLAEVNSVGYDSAWAAENRARLVEEWQDMVLDVQ from the coding sequence ATGAAAAGAACTATTCGGGCATTGTCCATCGCAGCAGCACTTGGCATGGGTGCATCAATGGCAACAGCGGAAGGCAGCGTGACAGTCTACACCGCCGTGCCGCAGAACTTCATAGACGCGCTTGTGCCCATGTTCGAGGAACAGACCGGCACATCTGTCGAAATCATCAAGGCAGGCTCCGGAGAGCTGCTCAACCGCCTGACCGCCGAGGCAGGCGCGCCTGTGGCGGATGTTCTATGGAGTGTTGACGGTACTGTCATCGACTTCAATCCGACCCTGTTTGAAGCATATGATGCCGCAGGTTCCGACATGCTCGCAGAAGGTATGAAGCAAAGCGACATGTGGTCGCCATTCACCGCCGTTGTGATGGTTCTTATCGTCAACGAGGGCGAACTTGACGGCAAGCCGGTCCCCGACAGTTGGGCAGCCCTCGCCGATCCGATGTATGATGACATGGTTTCATCTGCGCGTGCTGAAGCCTCTGGGTCCGCCTATATCCAGTTGGCCACAGTCCTGCAGGCGTTTGAAGACGAAGTCGCCGGCTGGAGCATCTATGAGGGCATGCTGTCGAATTTTGTTTTGTCCGACAGTTCCGGTGCCGTGCCACGTTTTGTGAATGACGGTGAATTGGCCGTGGGCGTTACCCTCGAAGACGCTGCCCTGCGCTATGTCGAGGGCGGCGGACCCGTTGAAATCGTCTATCCATCCGAAGGCACGGCCATTGCGCCCGACGCCATGGCGCTTGTCGCCGGTGCACCGAACGCGGACAACGCCAAAGCGTTCCTCGACTTCATGATGTCGAAGGAAGCGCAGGTCGTTGTGGCGGAACAGGGCCGTCGCCCCGTCCGCTCCGATGTCGATTCCAACCCGGCATTGCTGCCTTTGGCCGAAGTGAACTCGGTGGGCTATGACAGCGCATGGGCTGCGGAAAACCGCGCGCGGCTGGTGGAAGAATGGCAAGACATGGTGCTTGACGTTCAGTGA
- a CDS encoding calcium-binding protein — protein sequence MFSFSNSFADFRALIERLQGEQDARAAQIVTNNSEQTLTIRRGDDVSERADDEGIIRVTQGENGPLIEGDLPDNAVLQVGQGQGALAPVAEDVTAPAPVVEQAAEMTASTVSSNIIRLTQGENGPVVQGDVPENAELVVGQGAGDVGRPTESSVVITGGTEQIDRSPAPEPAQTIEGSEGRDFLRGGTGDDVINGNDGRDRLTGGDGDDVLAGGKGSDVLDGGQGDDVFIFNEGDGFDQIRNFDLLGDDVLQIGVDGIDSLDDFLGALTSTQDAGQAENATFDFGGGDRLNITLDAVENLTAEDFIFV from the coding sequence ATGTTTAGTTTCTCGAATTCCTTTGCAGATTTCCGTGCCCTCATTGAGCGGCTGCAGGGCGAGCAAGACGCGCGCGCAGCACAGATTGTCACAAACAACAGTGAGCAGACGTTGACAATACGTCGGGGCGACGACGTTTCTGAGCGCGCGGATGACGAGGGTATCATTCGCGTCACGCAGGGCGAGAACGGTCCTTTGATCGAAGGCGATCTCCCCGACAATGCAGTTCTTCAGGTCGGTCAGGGCCAAGGCGCCCTTGCGCCGGTTGCCGAAGACGTCACCGCGCCAGCCCCCGTTGTCGAGCAAGCCGCCGAAATGACAGCCTCGACAGTCTCGAGCAATATCATCCGCCTCACGCAGGGCGAGAATGGGCCCGTTGTCCAAGGCGACGTGCCGGAAAATGCCGAACTGGTTGTTGGACAAGGTGCGGGCGATGTCGGGAGGCCCACGGAATCCAGTGTCGTCATAACAGGAGGAACAGAGCAAATCGACCGCAGCCCCGCGCCCGAGCCTGCGCAAACCATCGAAGGTTCTGAGGGTCGTGACTTCTTGCGTGGTGGCACGGGCGATGATGTGATCAACGGAAATGATGGTCGCGACCGTCTGACTGGCGGTGATGGTGATGATGTACTGGCAGGTGGTAAAGGCAGCGATGTCCTTGATGGAGGGCAGGGCGACGATGTCTTCATCTTTAACGAAGGCGACGGCTTTGACCAGATTCGCAACTTCGATTTGCTGGGCGACGATGTTCTGCAGATCGGTGTTGACGGCATTGACAGCCTCGATGATTTCCTTGGTGCGCTGACATCGACACAGGATGCCGGACAAGCCGAGAACGCAACGTTCGATTTCGGCGGTGGCGATCGTCTGAACATCACGCTTGATGCTGTCGAGAACCTGACCGCAGAAGACTTCATCTTCGTTTGA
- a CDS encoding YceI family protein produces MHNFKSLIAAVAMAATLGPMGTQALATDMPRSWVLDPALSNVSFGSIKNDYAGESHSFGKTSGTVSEDGTVTIKLGLGSVETNIDIRNERMIEFVFNNAPDATITAQIDMAELKALPIGGSTNINTYGTLSLLGIENELEANFFVMRISETQVLVDTNGMVMLSTEDAEIDAGIDTLQQLADLDGITRVSPVSLRLIFNAKG; encoded by the coding sequence ATGCACAATTTCAAATCACTGATCGCAGCAGTGGCCATGGCGGCAACACTTGGCCCGATGGGAACACAGGCTTTGGCCACAGACATGCCAAGAAGCTGGGTGCTGGACCCAGCATTGTCGAATGTGTCGTTCGGTTCAATCAAGAACGACTATGCGGGCGAGTCCCATTCCTTTGGCAAAACCAGCGGGACTGTTTCCGAAGACGGCACTGTCACAATCAAACTGGGATTGGGCTCGGTTGAGACCAATATAGACATCCGCAACGAACGCATGATCGAATTCGTGTTCAACAATGCGCCTGACGCCACCATAACGGCCCAGATCGACATGGCGGAATTGAAGGCTCTGCCCATCGGCGGCAGCACCAATATCAATACCTATGGCACGCTCAGCCTGCTGGGCATTGAGAACGAGCTGGAGGCTAATTTCTTTGTCATGCGCATCAGCGAAACCCAGGTGCTGGTCGATACCAATGGTATGGTGATGCTTTCTACGGAGGACGCAGAGATAGATGCGGGCATCGACACTTTGCAGCAACTCGCCGACCTCGACGGGATTACGCGGGTCAGCCCTGTATCGTTGCGACTGATCTTTAACGCCAAGGGGTAG
- a CDS encoding RNA polymerase sigma factor: MATAAISDLKLCIWGSSRSFFKKAGHHRGCEANTRGAEFIHSAGNRKRGVEAVSAGLPDLFPRLWRFCMVLTKATDRADDLAQKTCERALANAEKFNVGTDLDRWLFTIARRIWLNDIRADKVCLGAGVVPVEEIDVPNNNPHVDVNILAGEVLNIVQALPEGQRVTIFLVYVEGYSYREAAEMLDIPIGTVMSRLAGARKTIVARTAAQEPIG, encoded by the coding sequence ATGGCCACTGCTGCGATCAGTGATTTGAAATTGTGCATTTGGGGTTCCTCCCGTAGTTTTTTTAAAAAGGCCGGTCATCATCGCGGCTGTGAGGCAAACACACGGGGAGCGGAATTTATTCACTCTGCAGGAAACAGAAAACGCGGCGTTGAGGCGGTCAGTGCCGGTTTGCCCGATCTGTTCCCGCGTCTGTGGCGGTTCTGCATGGTGCTGACCAAAGCCACCGACCGCGCCGATGATCTGGCACAAAAAACGTGCGAACGTGCGTTGGCGAATGCTGAAAAGTTTAATGTAGGAACGGATCTGGACCGTTGGCTTTTTACAATTGCGCGGCGGATTTGGCTCAATGATATCCGTGCGGACAAGGTGTGTTTGGGCGCGGGCGTCGTTCCCGTGGAAGAAATCGACGTTCCGAATAACAACCCTCACGTTGACGTGAATATTCTTGCAGGTGAAGTGTTAAACATTGTGCAGGCCTTGCCCGAGGGCCAGCGCGTGACCATTTTTCTGGTCTATGTTGAGGGGTACTCCTACCGCGAGGCGGCGGAGATGCTCGACATTCCGATTGGTACGGTCATGAGCCGACTTGCCGGTGCACGAAAGACAATTGTAGCCAGAACAGCCGCTCAGGAGCCTATAGGATGA
- a CDS encoding anti-sigma factor family protein, translating to MSNVNASVTDEELTAYLDGELPPEKHAAVEAALRDNPSVQERLEGLRLPDGLLGQAFDLDALGGPAMPAALHEKIKSTAAPSSANTNKAPRIIWPATLAASFALGMLVMSTLRPGPDANWVDIVASYQALYVTETLAGAPQSREMTYSVLKRAQDEFGVDLEGVLEIEGLTFKRAQMLSLDGAPLIQMAYLDAQGQPFAFCLTPQKADDRGNQTRMSFDLATSSWVEDGIGYVLVGGQDDALTRAIATRFRRAI from the coding sequence ATGAGTAATGTGAACGCCTCTGTCACCGATGAAGAGCTGACCGCATATCTCGATGGTGAATTGCCACCTGAAAAACATGCTGCCGTTGAAGCCGCTTTGCGAGACAACCCATCGGTACAAGAGCGGCTTGAGGGGCTGAGGCTCCCCGACGGGTTGCTTGGGCAGGCTTTTGATCTGGACGCACTTGGTGGACCGGCGATGCCGGCGGCATTGCACGAAAAGATTAAGTCCACCGCCGCGCCCTCATCGGCAAACACCAACAAGGCCCCACGCATTATCTGGCCCGCAACACTGGCCGCATCTTTCGCGCTGGGGATGCTGGTGATGAGCACGCTGCGCCCTGGCCCCGATGCGAACTGGGTGGATATAGTGGCCTCTTATCAGGCGCTTTACGTGACCGAGACTTTGGCGGGTGCGCCTCAATCGCGCGAGATGACGTACAGCGTTCTGAAGCGGGCGCAGGACGAGTTCGGCGTTGATCTTGAGGGCGTGTTGGAGATTGAGGGTCTGACCTTCAAGCGCGCACAAATGCTCTCGCTTGACGGCGCACCGTTGATCCAGATGGCCTATCTGGATGCGCAGGGTCAGCCTTTTGCTTTTTGCCTGACCCCTCAGAAGGCGGATGACCGCGGTAATCAAACCCGCATGTCTTTCGATCTGGCCACGTCCAGCTGGGTGGAAGACGGCATCGGCTATGTTCTTGTGGGGGGACAGGATGATGCCCTGACCCGTGCGATAGCCACCCGGTTTCGTCGTGCAATCTGA
- a CDS encoding TniQ family protein, which produces MEVLRPILSFGPKESALSCTARAAAFHTGGTVTPFLPDIGIAPMSLVAGEPEAIDKLCTTTGSDFDQVSANAAVRTGKRAYRLRGEALSAEFFVRPRVAFCPLCLHDDDASHPDPAVARRHRWFWALDVVKTCPQHGLPIVRLSKEHHEDELVQLGLRVKEQGAALAQLIDGQTTRPVSELQDYVINRLDGAVGPAWLDSQSIEQAQWATEMLGAVVAFGTGVSLDTLNEDDWHEAGRAGYAYTSKGEAVVQQALEQIFASFEYTAARPGPQKIFGPLYTSLSAKRAVKDRGPITDIMREFIFENFALSAGTKVLGEPLAERRRHTAASLASKAGLDTRLVQNALVTAGLLPNAKNAQHMTVDAETGRRIAEKIQRVIYLKELPTALNTTRNVAYQVVSDRILQPIAGRSAQSKGHTSKAVDRADVKKLLAQIEQLVPTVVATPAGHVPLIKAAEKAKTPTGSFMHLLLAGALTDTVRIEGEAGIAALRFDPAQIKTWVLKVDTVGLEPLEVAGKLRLPLEAVLKLCKDPSAPLKMKTITSSTDHQFARVPLRDVERFGSIYNSLAPILERLEIRRFELRRILKAKGIKPVFDWANFGTDIYRISDLRGIEPG; this is translated from the coding sequence ATGGAAGTTCTTCGTCCAATTCTGTCCTTTGGCCCAAAAGAGAGCGCACTTTCCTGCACGGCACGTGCGGCAGCTTTTCATACAGGCGGGACAGTTACCCCTTTTTTGCCCGATATTGGCATTGCGCCAATGAGTTTGGTCGCAGGAGAGCCAGAAGCGATTGATAAGCTTTGCACGACAACTGGGTCCGACTTCGACCAGGTGTCAGCGAATGCAGCAGTTCGGACGGGGAAACGAGCCTATAGGCTACGCGGCGAGGCGTTGTCTGCGGAGTTCTTCGTGCGCCCTCGGGTGGCTTTCTGCCCGCTTTGCTTACACGATGATGACGCCAGTCACCCAGATCCCGCAGTTGCACGGCGCCATCGGTGGTTCTGGGCGCTGGACGTCGTGAAAACCTGTCCTCAGCACGGGCTGCCTATCGTGAGGCTTTCAAAGGAGCACCATGAGGATGAGCTTGTCCAATTGGGGCTGCGGGTCAAAGAACAAGGCGCAGCGCTCGCTCAATTGATCGACGGGCAAACCACTCGCCCCGTCTCTGAATTGCAGGACTACGTTATTAACCGTTTAGATGGCGCCGTCGGGCCGGCTTGGCTGGACAGCCAGAGCATTGAACAGGCTCAGTGGGCAACGGAAATGCTGGGCGCGGTGGTGGCGTTTGGCACGGGCGTCTCTCTCGACACGCTCAACGAGGACGATTGGCACGAGGCGGGGCGCGCCGGTTATGCCTACACCTCCAAAGGGGAGGCGGTTGTGCAGCAAGCGCTCGAGCAGATCTTTGCGTCGTTTGAGTACACGGCGGCGCGTCCGGGCCCCCAGAAAATCTTCGGCCCGCTGTACACGTCGCTGTCCGCAAAGCGCGCCGTCAAGGATCGCGGTCCGATCACAGACATCATGAGGGAGTTCATTTTCGAAAACTTCGCACTGTCCGCAGGCACAAAGGTGCTGGGCGAGCCGCTTGCCGAGCGTCGCCGTCACACTGCGGCATCTTTGGCGAGTAAGGCGGGCCTCGACACACGATTGGTCCAGAATGCGCTGGTAACTGCGGGTCTTTTGCCCAATGCGAAAAACGCACAGCACATGACGGTTGACGCCGAAACCGGGCGCCGCATTGCCGAGAAAATCCAGCGCGTCATTTACCTCAAAGAGCTGCCCACCGCATTGAACACAACGCGCAATGTCGCCTACCAAGTGGTCTCTGACCGCATCCTCCAGCCGATCGCGGGACGTTCAGCGCAGTCAAAAGGGCACACGTCCAAAGCCGTTGATCGGGCAGATGTGAAGAAACTCTTGGCCCAAATTGAGCAACTTGTCCCGACGGTTGTCGCCACGCCGGCGGGGCATGTGCCGCTGATCAAAGCGGCCGAGAAGGCCAAAACCCCGACAGGCAGCTTTATGCACCTTTTGCTCGCGGGGGCTTTGACGGACACGGTTCGGATCGAAGGCGAAGCCGGCATTGCCGCACTACGTTTCGATCCTGCGCAGATCAAGACATGGGTGCTCAAAGTTGACACTGTTGGGCTCGAGCCGCTGGAAGTTGCTGGCAAACTGCGCTTGCCGCTCGAAGCTGTTTTGAAGCTGTGCAAAGACCCCAGTGCGCCGTTGAAAATGAAGACGATCACCAGTTCAACGGACCATCAGTTTGCGCGGGTGCCGCTGCGTGATGTTGAAAGGTTCGGGTCGATCTACAACAGCTTGGCACCGATCCTTGAACGGCTTGAGATACGGCGTTTTGAGTTGAGACGCATCTTAAAGGCCAAGGGTATCAAACCTGTTTTTGACTGGGCGAATTTTGGGACCGACATTTATCGCATCAGCGATCTTCGCGGGATTGAGCCCGGCTGA
- a CDS encoding TniB family NTP-binding protein — MENLVDHTAATPWFDLRRLYVPSGRDAAFETALKDLLQRGPDGELIAQPKHFTATCETRGLMVVAKTGSGKTTLIRHVLSNLDILQTVSPDIQPWISVEVPSNVTMKSLGIEVLDKLGYRIENQRSISEHEIWRIVRHRFRLKGTVLLWIDEAQDLFRTKGPATTRHILNTIKNLM; from the coding sequence ATGGAAAATCTTGTCGATCATACCGCCGCAACACCGTGGTTCGATCTGCGTCGCCTCTATGTGCCATCAGGTCGTGATGCTGCCTTTGAGACTGCCCTCAAGGATCTTTTGCAGCGCGGTCCGGACGGAGAGCTTATCGCGCAGCCAAAGCACTTTACTGCAACGTGTGAGACGCGCGGGCTGATGGTCGTGGCCAAAACAGGCAGCGGCAAGACAACTTTGATCCGGCATGTGTTGTCCAATCTCGACATTTTGCAAACGGTCAGCCCAGATATCCAGCCTTGGATCTCTGTTGAGGTTCCCAGCAATGTCACAATGAAATCGTTGGGGATCGAGGTTTTGGACAAGCTGGGTTACCGCATCGAAAATCAGCGCAGCATCAGCGAACATGAAATTTGGCGCATCGTGCGGCACCGCTTCCGTCTGAAGGGGACAGTTTTGCTGTGGATCGACGAAGCTCAAGACTTGTTCCGCACAAAAGGGCCGGCCACGACGAGGCATATTCTCAATACTATCAAGAACTTAATGTAG
- a CDS encoding Mu transposase C-terminal domain-containing protein, translating into MAALNRCVQGYLDPNRPTKETIYQNVRCAIDELKEDRIKSGLSKLNPPCREAVRLAIGELDDFEVCLAREGLETARRKFASVSVGVGATRPLQRIEKDEWTADLITLLEESDFFSAITPEERAALGLDRKSLRVLITVAICTATKCIVGLCISPVGSTDSALQTIEMIMQDKGVYSDAVGALSPWHMYGTPELIITDCANYNISAASHFAMDSVGCRIEHCPAGKPQMKGVIERLFRTVSINLLPRLSGRTFHDVVTRGDRDPTKEAALSVNEFCDVLTRWIVDIYHRKPHQGLGGEAPIDVWNRLVNQFGVRPAPDRKTRALAFGQETERRLKPTGITVMGIRYHNNVLASLLLRDEKAVVKLRWHPADLGSIFVQIGIEWHEVPNVGGAFNGVSALHWDLTRRALRTQYKERETVHFDVVRKALAEIERVNKDAMERAGLQVQKWTKQKVEQIEAELSIGLSVNQDPADEQPSTDGFGLDLPTAPALEQPADVSLLDDKSVSRHKNDVSVTPEPTPRPSHRRSASSDDWTFGEK; encoded by the coding sequence TTGGCCGCCCTAAATCGGTGCGTCCAGGGTTATCTGGACCCCAATAGGCCGACAAAGGAGACAATCTATCAAAATGTCCGTTGTGCAATTGATGAGTTAAAAGAAGATCGCATCAAGTCTGGCTTGTCTAAACTGAATCCACCCTGCAGAGAAGCGGTCCGGCTTGCAATCGGCGAACTTGACGATTTCGAAGTTTGTCTGGCGCGCGAAGGCTTAGAGACAGCTCGTCGCAAATTCGCGTCCGTTTCTGTCGGTGTCGGCGCGACAAGACCGCTTCAAAGAATAGAAAAGGACGAGTGGACCGCTGATTTGATCACTCTTTTAGAGGAGAGCGACTTCTTCAGTGCGATAACGCCTGAAGAGCGTGCTGCTCTTGGTTTGGACCGTAAATCTCTGCGGGTGCTGATCACAGTCGCTATCTGCACAGCAACGAAATGTATCGTGGGGCTATGTATTTCCCCAGTTGGTAGCACGGACAGCGCCTTGCAAACCATCGAAATGATTATGCAAGATAAGGGGGTGTATTCAGATGCTGTGGGTGCCCTTTCGCCTTGGCATATGTATGGTACGCCTGAACTGATCATAACCGATTGCGCAAATTACAATATCAGTGCTGCTTCGCACTTTGCGATGGACAGTGTCGGTTGCCGTATCGAACATTGCCCTGCCGGCAAACCGCAGATGAAGGGCGTAATCGAACGATTGTTCCGCACCGTTTCGATAAACCTCTTGCCGCGATTGAGCGGCCGAACTTTCCATGACGTTGTGACCAGGGGCGACAGAGACCCCACTAAAGAGGCCGCCCTCAGTGTAAACGAGTTCTGCGATGTACTGACACGATGGATTGTCGACATCTACCATCGCAAACCGCATCAAGGATTAGGTGGCGAAGCACCAATCGATGTCTGGAACCGACTTGTCAATCAGTTCGGTGTTCGTCCGGCGCCGGATCGGAAAACCCGCGCTCTTGCTTTCGGTCAAGAAACAGAGCGGCGGCTTAAGCCCACAGGCATCACCGTAATGGGTATTCGCTACCATAACAATGTGTTGGCGTCGCTGCTACTGCGCGACGAAAAGGCTGTTGTGAAGCTGCGCTGGCATCCCGCCGACCTTGGTTCGATCTTCGTGCAGATTGGCATTGAGTGGCACGAGGTTCCAAATGTCGGAGGCGCTTTCAACGGTGTTTCGGCCTTGCACTGGGATCTGACCCGTAGAGCTCTGCGCACGCAGTACAAGGAACGAGAAACCGTCCACTTTGACGTTGTTCGCAAGGCTCTTGCCGAGATTGAAAGAGTGAACAAGGACGCGATGGAGCGTGCTGGGCTGCAGGTTCAGAAATGGACCAAGCAAAAGGTCGAGCAGATTGAGGCGGAACTTTCCATTGGACTCTCGGTGAATCAGGACCCTGCAGACGAACAACCATCAACAGACGGCTTTGGCCTCGATCTACCAACTGCACCTGCACTTGAACAACCGGCTGATGTAAGTCTCTTGGACGACAAGAGCGTATCACGTCACAAAAATGATGTTTCTGTCACACCAGAACCGACCCCACGTCCTTCACATCGCCGCTCGGCGAGTAGTGATGATTGGACCTTTGGGGAGAAATAA